TGGTTACATTCTTCATGATCTGCAAATATAAGTTCTGCCAACCCTGTCCCTCCCCCAAACACTCGATGTTACACTATATGGGACAACGTCATGAAAAATGAACTCTTTTAAAAGATTAATAAAAAAACAGCAGGTTTCCCTGCTGCCGGTTAATCCAGTGCATATTTGCGTTCAAGAAAGTTTAGCAGTTGTGTCAACGTAAGAGTAAGAATCAGATAAATAAGCGCTACCGTCAAAAAAGGTTCCCAAGGACGATAATATTCTCCCATCATCGCTCTTCCCCAGTACATCAGTTCTTCAGTCGCAATGACGGCTGCCAGTGAAGAATCTTTAATTAAAACAATGAATTCATTTCCTAAAGGAGGAATCATGCGTTTAGATGCCTGAGGAATGATAATGTGCCTCATGGTCTGTCTATGCGTCATCCCCAGCGAACGGGCTGCCTCGGTCTGGCCTTTATCAATAGATTGGATACCCGCCCTAAAGATCTCCGCGATGTAGGCTGCTGCATTTAAGGAGAGAGCCGTAATGGCAGAAACAAGTGCAATAGGAGGCTTCATGAAAAGCGGCATGACCGCAAAGTGAATCAAGAAAAGTTGAACAAGTAGCGGTGTTCCCCGAAAAAAGTTAATATACCAAATGAACGGCTGCCGAATCACCTGGACTGAAGACATTTTTCCGAGTGCGATGAATAGTCCCAAGAGGGTTCCGAAAATAATGCTCGCAACTGAAATTTCGATTGTAACCCATGTTCCTTTAATAAAAAAGGGCAAATATTTCTCTACGAGATCAAATTTATAGAAATCCATGTGTTCCTCCGGTCATTCTGCCAGGTTTATTTTTTCAGCACATCCAGGTTCGGTTCTACTTTAAACCACTGTTTATAAATCTTGGTGTAGGTTCCATCAGCAATGACCTTCTTCAAAGCTTTGTCAACTTTTGCTTTATCTTTGCTGCCCTTAGGAAAAGCAATACCATAGAATTCAGATTCAAAGTTTGTTTTATCATTTACGACAGTGAGCTTTTTGTCCGGATTGTTTTTTGCATACTCATCTACAACGGTATTATCAGCAACAACCGCATCCACTTCACCGCTTATAAGTGCCTGAATAGCCAACACATTACTGTCGTATTTTTTG
This genomic stretch from Fictibacillus marinisediminis harbors:
- a CDS encoding amino acid ABC transporter permease — translated: MDFYKFDLVEKYLPFFIKGTWVTIEISVASIIFGTLLGLFIALGKMSSVQVIRQPFIWYINFFRGTPLLVQLFLIHFAVMPLFMKPPIALVSAITALSLNAAAYIAEIFRAGIQSIDKGQTEAARSLGMTHRQTMRHIIIPQASKRMIPPLGNEFIVLIKDSSLAAVIATEELMYWGRAMMGEYYRPWEPFLTVALIYLILTLTLTQLLNFLERKYALD